The window TTTTTGAGCATAACTTAAGCTAATCCAACCGGCTCCGCTTTTTAGTTTTCCCCATCCGTTACTTTCGGCGACAATGGTATAAAATTCTCCAGCTTTAACGGTTGTGACGATAGAATGATTGGTTCCTGCACCTGAACGAACATTTAAAACGGAACACTTCACAATTTCAACAATATACCCAGGTGAAGTCGTTTCTGAACTTGATGATGTGGTTGTTTTTTCAACGTAAGCAGTTCCCATTGAAATCCAACCGGCTCCTGATTTTAAACGTCCGAGTCCATTTGATGTTTCAACTATCGTAAAGACCTCTCCTTTTTTAACCGTACCAACAACGTCACTACTAAATGAAGCGGACTTTCGAATATTTAACGTGTCACAGATGATTTTTACCGTAAATTTAGATTCTGTTACAGTTGGTGATGAAGTTGAACTACTTGATGAAACACTCGTTGTTCCACTTGATAAACTAGCACTACATTCTCCTTTTTTAATGGCTGTTAAGACCGTTTGCACACGTGCTTTCACACTTTCCCAACGTCCTTCATCCCGAATACGATGAGGACAATTTCTTGCTGCAAAATCGGCATGTTGTTTTAAATCATTAATCGATAACCCATATTGATGAAGTAATCGTGCCATGACATAAACAGCATTTTCTTCAGCCGCTGTATATTTTGGTCCACCTGATTTCGAGTAACAAATTTCAACCGCAATTCCGTGACGATTTCCTTCTCCGTTTGCTCCATCTCCTGAATGCCAAGCATTTCGATCGAATGGAACGCCTTGAATGGCTTGAATATCATCAACCGCTAGATGATAAGAGACTTGATTGTTATTGTTCACCATGTAACTAATTTCATTTTCTGCTGAGGCATCATTTGCTGTATTATGACAAACGACGTATTT of the Turicibacter sp. TJ11 genome contains:
- a CDS encoding N-acetylmuramoyl-L-alanine amidase, whose translation is MSYVFKQSFVSTSKYSIKCPNSMTPKYVVCHNTANDASAENEISYMVNNNNQVSYHLAVDDIQAIQGVPFDRNAWHSGDGANGEGNRHGIAVEICYSKSGGPKYTAAEENAVYVMARLLHQYGLSINDLKQHADFAARNCPHRIRDEGRWESVKARVQTVLTAIKKGECSASLSSGTTSVSSSSSTSSPTVTESKFTVKIICDTLNIRKSASFSSDVVGTVKKGEVFTIVETSNGLGRLKSGAGWISMGTAYVEKTTTSSSSETTSPGYIVEIVKCSVLNVRSGAGTNHSIVTTVKAGEFYTIVAESNGWGKLKSGAGWISLSYAQKI